The sequence AAATATTGCTGTTTTCCGTTCAATTCTATTTAAATGTCACTGGAACATTTCAGGTGTATGTGAGGTGTATTATGTcatattcagatgtgctgtgagttagtgctgcagtcagagggtgagtttaactggaagctctgtctccatgttttgttcacagggtcctgCAGTCACTGGAGTCCAGCTCTTTagaagacaagagttcagagaAATTATCACCGTCAAAACAGGTGTGAGATCTTCTTCCTCATAACTTCATTATTTATGAATCAGTTATTTTCTGTGTACTGTAAATTTTATTCAAACATATAGTGGTATgtaatgcttctattttgcattcttttctttttcaactcaaatatttaaatttcaAATTTTATTATCAGTGCAACAATTttagtgaaaagttgaatctgtgAAATTTACActcatttaataatttattggtatttggtatgtcccccagctttaatggcaacatgcacatGAGCTGTCTTGGACTCCAcatatttgtgcaaaacctgatgatccatgttattccagcagtatttgacaatgtttcaaagagcatcttgtgatgctCCTGAATGCTTGGTttctgtcagtcttcaagtgtccccataaattgaggttgaggtcaggtggttgTGGATTATGCAGcaatccttgctcttctttggttttcaagtggttcttgcatagctttgaagtaactttaatttgttttaaaatgttcaaaatctGAAAACTTCATTTCCACGAtaagatgaaaaataattcctagattttcaatgtggtctcagacttttggacacCACTGGATATCATGAATATTTGTGCCTTTTTTGTACTTAACATTAATAACATGCTCCACCTTTCCCAAATATTACTCTTAACCATCCACATCTCACGCATGCATGCAATCAACCCActtttcatttgaacatttaatGTGAACTTTTGAACATTTCTGGCTTCTTTGGCACAAGGAGGTAATAATTGacctgaaataaaaaatcctAAATGTTTGGGAAGAGAATCCTGAGTGGAAAAAGCAGGTGAAGATTTTGGCTGTGCACATGAAGCCCTAGTCCTAGTGCTAATGTGCTACTTTTTAATCCCTcaaaagacaacagcaacacaactCACCTTAATCTCTCATCCAGCTCTGCAGTGGTCCTGGCCCTGCGTGGCTCACAGAAAGTCCAGACTCCTTTTGCTGGTCTCAAACACGGCAGCAGAGTAAGCCTCCAAACAGAGCCTTTTAAACCAGAAGCATTCAGCTCACTGTGAGCATTTATTGAATGCATTGCACAGAGCAACTCAATTCTGAGCAAATTAATAATTTATCACACTTCATATGTCTACAAAGCCTTAAAACAGGAACAAAAGCTGCACTTCAGATATGAGCATTTGGCACTGCTGTGCGTTTGGTGTCTCAAATTATCTGTCCCTTTTCTGGCCATGTGACACAAGGCTGTGGTTGTAGTGCATtgagtgtttatttcacactgatacagcacacctcttcatgtgtttatttcagtctctcctgcaCACTCTGTTGAGGCTGAAGAAGAATGGAAAGTTGAAACTGTTTCAGAGCCATCTGAGTCAGGACTGGCCAGAATGCTTTAAGACTCTGTCTGAAGATCCTTCTGTGCTGGAGAAGTTCATGCAGATGAAGGAATCGTTCAAGAGTCATCAAAGCCatgattacccagaatgcagtgagagagagcaggaggatcCTGAGGTCCTGTACATTGTTGAGAAGATGCTGGAGACCTGTGGCAGTGAGAGGTCTCTGAAGATCACACTCCACATCCTGAGGAACATGAAGCAGAAGGATCCCACTGACTCactggagagagatgagcagcacagtaagTTCTCTCTCATTGCTTCTGTGTGTCCATTAGAGTGCTGACATGAGTTTAGCAAACAGatctcacagtgcagtgttctgATTTATAGAATTCACACTCATGATAATGCTTCACCTTGATGATCTTACACCAAGAAAACACCATGAACAACATGTTCACAaaggcatttaaatgaaattatagcGTCAAGTAATGATTGCACAGAAGATTAAATGTCTCTGAAGGGGATTCAATGCAGGGACTTTGTGctcaaaagtcaaaagtcagtaactaaagcactgtcccatcagacagactgccctgagtttgtgcagtaactaaagcactgtgccatcagacagactgtcctgagttcaTATTCAGGGcagaatagattttaaaatggcCATGTGACCTTTGAAGACGGTATTTGAAGGtgttcattcttattttacaagtGCAGCCGTATGCACTTTTTGCTCAttagttttatttgtgattGATTATCATAGAGAGGTCTGTAATACTGTTAAAGGTTTATAACACTgatgtgtgtaaaatattgtGAAAACTGCTTTTCTTCTTAATCTGTTATTGAATTGTAAActttaatcttattttaaacagaattatttctcatatttcctctcttcagatgaatccattaaaagagcccagcaggaactgaaaactcatctgaagaagaagtttgaatacatatttgaaggtttaacagtgcagggccacacaactctcctcaatgagatctatacagagctctacatcacagaggggggaagtggGGAGGTCAATAATGAGCATGAGGTCAGACAGATTGAGACAGCATCCAAGAGACAAACCACCCAGGAGACTCCAATCCTCTGCAATGACATCTTTAAGCCTTTACCTGGACAAGAGAAACACATCAGAACTGTGCTTACAAAGGGTATCGCTGGCATTGGGAAAACCGTCTCCGTGCAGAAGTTCATTCTGGACTGGGCAGAAGGAAAAGCCAATCAGGATGTTGATTTCATCTTCACTCTTCCTTTCCGAGATCTGAATCTGAAGAAGGAAAGAGCATTCAGTCTGATGCAACTTCTGCAGCACTACTTTCCACAACTGAAAGAGATCAAAAGTGTTGAAGGTGATGATGTCAAAGTTGTGTTTATCTTTGATGGTCTGGATGAATGTCGACTTCCTCTACATTTCCAAAGCAAGGAGATCTGCTGTGATATAACAGAGTCATCATCAGTGGATGTGCTGCTGACCAACCTCATTAAGGGgaatctgcttccctctgctctcctctggatcacctcccgacctgcagcagccaatcagatccctcCTGAGTGCATCCACCAGGTGACAGAGGTACGAGGGTTCAATGACCCACAGAAGGAGGAGTACTTCAGAAAGAGAATCAGAGATCAGAAGCAGGCCAGCAGAATCATCTCACACATCCAGTCATCCAAGAGTCTCTACATCATGTGTCACATACCAGTCTTCTGCTGGATTTCTGCTACTGTTCTGGAGACAATGTTGGGTAAAGTAGAGAGTGGAGATCTGCCAAAAActctgactgaaatgtacacacatttcCTGCTCATTCAGACTAATGTGAAGAATCTGAAGTATCGTGGCTCTGATGAAACAAACCCAAAGATGTCAGCATCAGATACAGAAATCATCCTGAAACTGGGGCAGCTGGCTTTTGTACAGCTGGAAAAGGGCAATCTGATATTctatgaagaggacctgagagacaGTTGCATTGATGTCAGTGAAGCTTCAGTGTACTCTGGGGTGTGCACAGAGATCTTTAAAGAGGAGCGTGGGTTGGGTCAGGAGAAGGTCTACTGCTTTGTGCATCTGAGCATTCAGGAGTATCTGGCCgccttgtttgtgtttcattcatgtgtaaatgagaacagaaatgtgCTCAGAGCAGAAGAATCAAAACCTCACAGTGGCAGAGTGCAGCTGTCTGAGTTACATGAGACTGCAGTGGATCAGGCCTTAGAGAGTAAGAACGGACACCTGGACCTTTTCCTCCGATTCCTTCTGGGCCTCTCTCTGGACTCCATTCATCCCCTCTTAGGAGGaatactgacacagacaggaagcagatcCCCTGGaccagacccacagacacagacactggaAAGCAGATCTGATGAAGGAATATGGAGGATGATAATAAAACTCTTTCAGAGACTATGGACACCGGCAGAAAGCAGATCCCCTGTGCCAGACCCAGAGACAGAACGCAGATCCCCTGTACCAGACCCACAGACAGAACGCAGATCCCCTGTaccagacccacagacacagacaggaagcagatcAGAGAGCATCAAGAAAACAGTCCAGTACATTAAGACGAAGATCAAATACGAATCTTCCGCAGAGAGGACCATCAATCTGTTCCACTGtatgaatgaactgaatgacaacTCTGCAGTGGAGGAAATCCAGAATTCCCTGAGATCAGGAAAACTTTCTGATAAAGAGCTGGAACCCCACCAATGTTCAGCTCTGGCCTTTGTGTTACTGATGTCAGAGGAGGTCCTGGATGAGTTTGTCTTGAAGACCTACAACACATCAGAAGCAGGTCGTCACAGACTGGTACCAGTAGTCAGGAACTGCAGGAAGGCCATGTGAGTATTATGTCATTATTCATGTTGATGATTGACAGCATATTTTCATACTTTATCATTCTAGTCAgaataaagtgcaataaaatTGTCAGGCAGCTGAAAATTTGATTATAATTTTCAATGTGCCCTCATTTAATGTTCTGAACCCAGAACATAAGCAGCGTCAAATGCAAAAACTCCTCacttatatattttgtttaatttaatttacgattattatttccaaagatcaactgtcaaataaatgatgaatttgttgaaaatgaaaggttttaggggggagaaagtggggATTCCAGGTTCATCCTGTAATCTCAGCAAGTTTTTATTTAGGttcagtgttttttaaaaactattcTCCAAACCTCTAGGGCAGCAGTAATGTTCAGTGCACGGTAACCCACCATCTCCCACACATAGGTGCTGATGATTCGAATAAGGACGAGTAGTGGAGAGGAGTGAAAGAGAAGGAGATGAATATTGTTGGGATATCTAGTGCTATGTGTGTGAACTTGCAAATTAAGGCAGAATAGATATTGGAAAGGTTTTGTCAGGGATTCTTGGTGATGCAAATATTTGTAGCTGAAAGAGCTTGTTATTTGAATGTTCATATCACAAATGGACAGTAAATTCACTTTAGCAAAAAGTGGGGATGATTGCTCATCACGATTAGAGTAATTAGTCTTATAATTTATTTCTGCAAAATGGAGATTCTGTGAAGAGAGGTGGGGTATGTGGCGGCCCATGCAATATTACAGTGTAGAAGATAAGGGGAAATGAGGCTGTAGTTCAGAGTTCAGACAGGACTGGTGAACCCAAAGATGGATTTTACGGATGATGGGTGATTTTGTTACTTCTACAGACTAAGTGTATGTGATCTTTCCAGTTTAACGTTTCATCAATTAAGATCCCAAGAAATTTGGCTGACCGAACATGTGATATTTCATAGCCATCAATCAGTACTTTAGAAATtgattttcaacatttctttatttttcctgaaaatgtatCACTTTTTTGCACAAAGTAATAAAATTCAAATGCAGAAACGACACAGCTGGAAACAAACATAGTCGAGGGCAAGTCTGACTCCCTGCCAGAATTTGACTCTGCTAGTTCTCCTTTCATGATTTCCCACCAGCTTCCGACTGATTTATTAATTGTTTCTGAGGATAGATGGACAATTCTGTGCCATGGTCCCTATAGGtactttcacatttaaaatggtgggaACACTGTTGTCACAGTTAGAATCTTTATTAACAATCTTAGAAGAAATACAGTTTTATTTGCTGGTATGTCTCTGTTCTGGAAGCCTGCCAGTGAaaacagaagcagccatgcttcTATACAGCAGCTCATTGCTTTTTAATGGAAATGATTTCGAAGGCCAGCGGATTTCACATTGTGAGGAGCACATGCCCAACGGCTCGTAGCTTTCACTGAGGACGGCAGGTGACAGTTACTGCAGTCGTTGCCGCGCTGAAGCAGGAGTGGTGGAGTGTAGCTCCAGAAAGGGACCGCATGTTGAACAATGCAGAgtgttccccaaaaatgtaagtagtCGGCCAAAGAGAAAGAGTAGCCGGCCAggggggttcagatgatgtCCGCTGGCCTCTTTCTTCTGATGTAATTTGGAGGCTTctgctgcattttaaaatgttaaattaatcccTAATACATGCCTTTATTCTTAAGCATATGTTGTCGTTGCTAGGAAACAGTAGCTCTTAAGGTCCAATCTCCAATCAGTTGTAAAACAAGTCCAAGAGGCGAAAGATCCCACAAcagcaaagtctgcagaaaatttgactttattttGGCACACGTGCACAACAGCCAGTTCATCATATGACTTGGCTATGTTGCAGGTATTTACTTTTCAGTCCTGAAACCATTGTGGCGAattgatttccaaaacaaaGAAGGAACTTTTTACATATACCTTGCTTTATAGGCTGTGTCTTCTATCAAGCTTAAATCATTAACAAgaaaaacatatgaaacacggtgctattcactatatagtgttttccagaactttctacgacCTATAGATCATTTTTGGTGCTTTCCACCTCATAATAATCATTTTACTTAACTTTGGATTACATGTGGATCACTTATGCATTTCTACCAACAATATTTATCAGTAATAAGTCATAAAGAGTATACAGATGTCAAATCAAAACCAAAGAAATTATATGATAGACAtcagtgaaaatataaaaaaaagtaatagaaagtatagacaaactgaacagcagtgaaatcatagaaaatatataataatcatCAGAGAAATCATTGAATATATAATACTACACATCTGATCACTACTTTCTTCTCAGTGAATAAATGTAATTCTTTAActtgcagtctttgctctcTTTTCGACCGTGtgcactgtggtttcttgcgttttcataatcTCAGTTATAAAAAGgttctaggttcattcaatttgataaaacagcatacatatgatatattgattatatgttgtgtatacatatatattgatacactcttAGCATACATTTTCGAGAGCGTTGAaggaaccagcttgttcattagtgcagagtctgattttgatttgtacttttaggggggggggggggggggggaatctcctcctctgtgaattttccctacaATGTTAAAACATGCCGACATAACATACAATTTAACTTTGTAGTGCCATTAATTAGAAAtttgttcagaaagaaagaagaaaatatggtaatgataactctttacttgaataaacaaagtattttacaaagcGTTGCATAAGATACATGTTTCACTATaatgatattg is a genomic window of Conger conger chromosome 19, fConCon1.1, whole genome shotgun sequence containing:
- the LOC133118960 gene encoding NACHT, LRR and PYD domains-containing protein 3-like; translation: MCLFQSLLHTLLRLKKNGKLKLFQSHLSQDWPECFKTLSEDPSVLEKFMQMKESFKSHQSHDYPECSEREQEDPEVLYIVEKMLETCGSERSLKITLHILRNMKQKDPTDSLERDEQHNESIKRAQQELKTHLKKKFEYIFEGLTVQGHTTLLNEIYTELYITEGGSGEVNNEHEVRQIETASKRQTTQETPILCNDIFKPLPGQEKHIRTVLTKGIAGIGKTVSVQKFILDWAEGKANQDVDFIFTLPFRDLNLKKERAFSLMQLLQHYFPQLKEIKSVEGDDVKVVFIFDGLDECRLPLHFQSKEICCDITESSSVDVLLTNLIKGNLLPSALLWITSRPAAANQIPPECIHQVTEVRGFNDPQKEEYFRKRIRDQKQASRIISHIQSSKSLYIMCHIPVFCWISATVLETMLGKVESGDLPKTLTEMYTHFLLIQTNVKNLKYRGSDETNPKMSASDTEIILKLGQLAFVQLEKGNLIFYEEDLRDSCIDVSEASVYSGVCTEIFKEERGLGQEKVYCFVHLSIQEYLAALFVFHSCVNENRNVLRAEESKPHSGRVQLSELHETAVDQALESKNGHLDLFLRFLLGLSLDSIHPLLGGILTQTGSRSPGPDPQTQTLESRSDEGIWRMIIKLFQRLWTPAESRSPVPDPETERRSPVPDPQTERRSPVPDPQTQTGSRSESIKKTVQYIKTKIKYESSAERTINLFHCMNELNDNSAVEEIQNSLRSGKLSDKELEPHQCSALAFVLLMSEEVLDEFVLKTYNTSEAGRHRLVPVVRNCRKAILHSCNLSEESCEIVASALQSSNSPLRDLDLSYNNLGDAGVKLLCAGLMSPNCKLQRLGLGWCNLTEGCCDVLASVLRSPHSELSDLELRDNELQDSGVRALSAGLEDPHCQLQRLGRSI